The DNA region GAGCTGGGCGTGCGGGGGCTGATGAACGTGCAGTGGGCGGTGAAGGACGGCGTGGCGTACATCCTGGAGGCCAACCCGCGTGCCAGCCGCACCGTGCCCTTCGTCTCCAAGGCCGTGAACCACCCGCTCGCCAAGAGTGCCGCGCGAATCGCCGTGGGGCACACGCTGGAGCAGATCGGCTTCACCGAGACGCCCACGCCGGGCATGTACTCGGTCAAGGAGGTCCACCTGCCCTTCCTGAAGTTCGCGGGCGTGCTGCCCGTCCTCGGCCCGGAGATGAAGAGCACGGGCGAGAGCATGGGCATCGACGCGGACCCGTACCTCGCCTTCTACCGCGCCGCGCTCGGGGCCAAGAGCAACCTGCCGCTGTCGGGCACGGCGCTCCTTCTCGGGGACGGTCTGGACGACGTGGCCGCCACGTTGGAGGGCGCGGGGCTGCGGGTCATCCGCGAGCAGGACGGTGACACGCTGCCCGACCTCCTCATCGACGTGACCGCCTCGCCGCTCCTCCGCACCGCCCTGGAACGCGGCAAGCCCATCGTCAGCACCCGCGAAGGCGCCGAGTGGACAGCCAGGGCGATAGGAGCGGCGAAGGGAAGGGAGTTGGGGGTTAGGAGCTTACAGGAGTGGATCAAATGAGAAATCTACGTATGGAGAAAATCGTGCTGAGCAATGTGGGTGGAATATCTGACATTGGTATTGAGTTTACGAGTGGCTTGAACATTATATGTGGAGAGAATGGTATAGGGAAAAGTACAATTTTAAAGTCAGTAGCTCAAGTCTTTTTCCCGTACAGGGCAGTAATAACACGCCGCTCTTCTGCTGAATCAGGTAAGCTCGCAGGCTCGTACAATTTTAATAACGTTTCGTTTCAATTCTCCTATGATATTTCTAAATTTTTTCCTTTAGGTGATGATCAATTAGTATACAGTTTTGATATGAGAGAAATGTTAAAGAGTGTGATATTCATCCAACCTGATAGAGATTTCAACTACACACAACTTAACGCTATTGAGAGAAATCCAAGCCGCGGGGTGTGGGATGTTCAAAACGTAACTTTTGAAAAATACAGATTTGATGTCCTGAAACAGTGGTTTGTAAACAGATCTTTATTCTCTGGATTAGATAATAGCCTCGAACACCACCAAATAGAAAATTTGACGACGGCAAAGAACGCTATTGGACTTCTCGATCCCTCCACTAAATTCTTTTCTATAGATGCAAAAACATTTGATATCACGCTTCTATCGAAAGGCGAGAAGATCTACTTGGAATATCTTTCATCGGGTTATAAATCCTGTGTGTTTTTAATATGGCAAATTATAGCAGAGATAGAATTTAGATTCTCCGAAGACAAGGTGCCAGCGAAAGACTTTTCCGGGATCATCCTGATTGACGAGCTAGATGTTCATTTGCATCCTATATGGCAATCTAGAATTGCGAATGCAGTAGCAAAAACGTTCCCTAAAAGTCAGATAATAATAACCACCCACAGCCCACACGTACTGCAAACTGCTGAGGCAAATAGCGTTGTCGCACTACAAACTAATAGCAGCAATGAGCAGTTTGTCAAACACTTTAAGCTGGGTGAGTTCGGTTTTATGGGTTGGTCCGTTGAAGAAATCTTAAAGGATGTTATGGGACTAAAAGATTCAATATCACCCGTTTTAGACAGTAGACTCAAGGCTATAGATAACGCTATCGAAGAAGACGACGGAGACGCGGCCAGAGAAGCATACGAACAACTTGACGATATGCTTCATCCCTCTAGTCCTCTGAGGAAGATTTACAAACTGCAGCTAGCCGGTTTAGGTGTCGAAGTACATGATAAAGCTAACCCGCAGACCTAAACCCCCGGAGTTGACCGATGAAGTAGTCAATGAGTTGACTCAAGAATACAAGTTAAGCAAAAGTAGTGTATGGAATCGTCCCTTCATAAAGGACGCCTTGATGCTTATGAGCCATAGCAAGTGTGCCTATTGCGAAGTCAAGCTAGATCACCGTGGCTCTAACATGGAGGTTGAACACTACCATCCTAAATCCCTATATGAAAATGAAGTCGTAGAGTGGAGTAACTTATTACCTTCCTGTAAAAGATGCAACGCAAGTAAAGGCAGTCATGATACGAAGGCAGCACCTATAGTAAATCCATTTATTGATGATCCGAGAGATCATTTGGAATTAAAACAGTTTCGCTATAACCACATAACAGGAATCGGAAAAACCACCAAAGAAGAGTTGAATCTTAACGATGTAGATATACAGAGGGACCGTTTTCTAATATCGCTAACCGCTTCTCAGACACTCGAGAAACTTTCTAATCTTCTTGAACAATATTTATCTGGGAATAAAAATAGCACCCGCACCCGCAATAACATCGTAAGAGGAATAGAGATTTTATTGCATGAGGCCGGCCCGGAGAGTGAATATTCTGCTATTGTTTCAACCACTTTGTTGAGTCACGAGCTATGGACTCCTATGGAGGAAGAGCTTAAGGCGCAAGGACTATGGAGCCAAATGATGGAAGATCGCAAGAATTTAGCACTCTCCACAGCATACATTTAAGACACGAGCAATTTTTATTTTAAAGCAGTACGCCGTTTAGGGCTTGAGTGACACGGCTTCGGGCAGCGTGGAG from Deinococcus terrestris includes:
- a CDS encoding AAA family ATPase, with translation MEKIVLSNVGGISDIGIEFTSGLNIICGENGIGKSTILKSVAQVFFPYRAVITRRSSAESGKLAGSYNFNNVSFQFSYDISKFFPLGDDQLVYSFDMREMLKSVIFIQPDRDFNYTQLNAIERNPSRGVWDVQNVTFEKYRFDVLKQWFVNRSLFSGLDNSLEHHQIENLTTAKNAIGLLDPSTKFFSIDAKTFDITLLSKGEKIYLEYLSSGYKSCVFLIWQIIAEIEFRFSEDKVPAKDFSGIILIDELDVHLHPIWQSRIANAVAKTFPKSQIIITTHSPHVLQTAEANSVVALQTNSSNEQFVKHFKLGEFGFMGWSVEEILKDVMGLKDSISPVLDSRLKAIDNAIEEDDGDAAREAYEQLDDMLHPSSPLRKIYKLQLAGLGVEVHDKANPQT
- a CDS encoding HNH endonuclease, with product MTDEVVNELTQEYKLSKSSVWNRPFIKDALMLMSHSKCAYCEVKLDHRGSNMEVEHYHPKSLYENEVVEWSNLLPSCKRCNASKGSHDTKAAPIVNPFIDDPRDHLELKQFRYNHITGIGKTTKEELNLNDVDIQRDRFLISLTASQTLEKLSNLLEQYLSGNKNSTRTRNNIVRGIEILLHEAGPESEYSAIVSTTLLSHELWTPMEEELKAQGLWSQMMEDRKNLALSTAYI